The sequence CCAATGACACGCTTGAATCATTCGTCATCCACATGTATCAAAAAGGAGTCACGACAGGAGAGATCACCGATCTCCTTGAACGCATGTATGGCCATCATTACACGCCACAAACCATTTCGAATATGACCAAAACGATGGAGAAACAAGTCGAAGCTTTTAAAGCACGAACCCTGGCGAAGCGATATGTCTGTGTCTATTTAGATGCCACCTTTATTGCGATTAAACGAGACACGGTTTCAAAAGAAGCGGTCTGTTTGGCCATTGGTATTCAAGAGGATGGGACGAAAGAAGTGCTGGCGTACACGATCGCACCAACTGAATCGGCTTTGGTCTGGAAAGAAGTCTTAGAAGATCTTCAGAATCGAGGTGTCGAGGACGTGTTGCTTTTTGTTTCGGATGGGCTTAAAGGAATCGTCGATTCCATTCAAAGTCTCTTTCCTTCTTCGTCCTATCAATTGTGTTGTGTCCATTTATCACGCAACCTCGCACACAAGGTTCGCGTTTCAGACCGGGCTGAAGTCTGTGGTGATTTTAAGCGAGTCTACCGCGCGACCAGCAAACAAGAGGGCCAAAAAGCGCTCGATGACTTCGTGACAAAATGGAAAAAAGTCTATCCAAGAGCAACAAAATCACTTGAGGAGAATCCTTTTATACTCACGTTTTACGACTTCCCTCAAGCCATTTGGCGAAGCATTTATTCCACCAATCTTATTGAATCCTTTAATAAACAGTTAAAGAAGTACAGCAAGCGGAAAGAGCAATTTCCAAATGAACCGTCCATTGAGCGGTTCCTCGTTAGTCAGTTTGAACCCTACAATCAAAAATTCTCAACACGTTGTCATCTTGGATTTGATTTAGCAAGAGCTGAATTAGTAAGCATGTTTGAACGAAGAAAATAACGAAAGTGGTCTAACTGAACATAGATTAGGGTTTTCATTTACACAAAATTCTTGACGGTCCCAAGAAAAATTGAAGCCCTAACATCTGTTATTAACGAATTAAAGAATAGTATTAAAAATAGGAGGAAGTAAAGTCCTTACTACAATTTAGTGCCAATTTTTCGAGTTAACAACATGACGCTAGAAAGCTTAAAAGATCGAAGAAAAGAACATCAAAAAAGGGGATCTTGAAATAACTGATTTCTTACAAATAAAAAAATACAAAAGAGATTATTTTAAAAGCTCACTTGGCAGTAAAGCCAAGTGGAAAAGCAAAGGTCTACAAAAATTTTTATCTAGGTTCTAATCCGAGGTACTAACATATTAAATTGTACCACTGCCTTCTTTAAAAAGCAGCAAATCAGTATGAAAAAAGTAGAGGCAACACACAGTTGTGCCCCTGCTTTTTGTCTTTTTATGTTAAAACAACCTTTGTTAAACTTTTTCACCATAGTTGATTATTATCCGCCAAGTTTCTCTATATGTTAACGAGTACAGAAACTTTCCTCTTTTGTACTCAATATATTAGGAAAGGAGGGATAGTATTGGACAAAAAAAATAATGAGGTGAAACCTCAATATATTACTGGTTGTGCAGGAGATAGCAGAGCTTGCTGTTACTACCATGAGAAATGTTTAAGAGAAGTAGGTGTTTTTCCGGATGGTACTCAATTTTACACGGGCAGATGCTGTGGACAATAAATTAACCTGGGGGTATTATAATGGGTCAAACAGTTGTTGACGGTTCATTTCTTGACAAGTTCCAAAAGCAAAAATTATTAAATCAAATCAAAGAACGAAAACCTTATAAATTAATTTTGGAGAAATTGTATGAGGTAGGATTAAAAAATAATTCTGCTGAATCCATAGTTGCTTATAACGGCAAAGTCGTGAATAGCTTTGAAGGAAATGAGCATATTTTTAAGCTGACATTTGCACACTTAAAACTTGAAAATGCATTGGTTTATTACCACCTTGTCGAAGCTGGTGAGGAAAAACTAGAAAGTTTCTCTGCGGACCTCCTTCATACTAATGGATCTTTAATTACAACTTTTGTAGTAGAGGATCAAGAAGTTAAAGAAGTTTTGACAACAGAATACGACGGTCAGTTAGATCAAACGATTGAAGAGGATCTGCCCGATAACCCTAATTATGATCACAATGAAGAATTAATATCTATTCAAGCACCTTGGGATATCTGTATGCCAGGAGGATACAGACATTGTGGAAGTGATTGTGGCGACAAGGGCAGTAAAGGCGGCGGTACACCCATAAATCCAATTGACACTTGCTGTCGATCTCATGACCGTTGCTGGGAGCGGTATGGAAGATGGGATTGTCAGTGTGATCGTAATCTAATTAACTGTGCTCGACCGCACAGGGGCAAATATCCTGCAGCCTATGCAACAATCTGGGCAGTCTTTGCTTATAATGCATGCTAAAAAATGAAAATCACTCCCGAAGGTAGAATGGGGTAAAATATGATGGCCTTTTTCGATTATAAGCGGGAAAGGCCATTGTATTTTTTTCATTTTCATACTTGTTATTGACTCAGTAAACATCCGTACGTTTTATCGTTCCTAGGGAACGTGCCTTTTTTTGGGAGTTAATTTGACAAGACATAGTACATCGTTATATATTAGTACATAACATAATATGAATATTGAAAAGGAGGATAAAATTGGATAAAGAACAGCTTAAAGGCAACTTAGATTTAATTATACTTGCACACGTTTTCAAAACAGATGACTATGGGGGTGCCATTGTTAAAAAAATATATGACGAAAGTAACCAACAATACAAAATGAGTGAAGGAACCTTGTATTCACTTTTAAAAAGACTTGAAAAAAAAGGACTCCTTTCCTCTTATTGGGGAGATGAAACGAATGGCGGCAGGCGCAGGTATTATTCTATAACCGAGGCAGGAAAAGTGACATTCAAACAAAAATTGGAAAGTTGGAGATCAATCAATAAAATGATTGAAAATTCAATAAGGAGTGATTGAGGTTGGCTACCAAATTTGAAAATTATGTTGACAGTATCCTTAATGAAGTCGAGCTTAACAATCAAAATTATAACGACCTAAAAAGTGAAATTTTGACATATCTCAATGAGAAGAAAGAGTTTTACGAAGGCAAAGGCCTGGATTCAGATTCAGCAGCAGACGCTTCTATCGAAGACTTTGGAGAAAGCAAAGAAGTAGGAAAGGATTTACTTAAAACTTATCTTCCTTATCGAAAAATTGCTCTAATAAGTGCCATCGTTTCCAGTTTTGTACTTAGCACATCTATTTTTTTATATTCTTCTTTTTTCGCAAACTCTGTTCCTTTAATTTGGTTTTTTTTAATGCTAAGCTCAGCTGGAGTAACTAGCTATTTTTACTTTAAACCCCTTAAAACGGCTAAATATCGAGCTTTCTTTATAGGGTTTATGGTTGTTTTTTCTTTTATAAGCTTGATAGGTCAATTTTATCTTGAAGCAATAAAACACGATATAATATACATGATGTTGTTCGTATTATTAATAATTACGTTTGTCGCAATATTGACCAACATAGTAATTGGGGCAATTCATCAGCCTATCAGCTCTCGATTTCAAATTCTAAACACTACTCAAAGAAGAATAAATGTCTTGTTTAATCTAGTTAGTGGCATTGTTGTATTAGGGTACACCTCTTTAATTTCGGTAGGCTTCTTCATTTTTGGCGTGCCACCTAGCCTTGCTCCAATCACTTTTGTTTTATTCATTTTAGGTATATGGGTGATTAGTCTTGTTTTTAGTCTTATTAAAGTAAATTTGTCGATGGTAGGTAGATTATTACAGGTTGGAGTAGTCGCATTAGTTGTGAGCACTTTTTTCTCTCAAAAAATTATTGACGTAATTAACAATCTGTTCTAAAAATATCCCGTTTATAGAAAACATTTAGAACCAAAACCTACCTATCTTCTTTCTCTTTGATCACAGGTTGGCTGGTTTTGGTTTTATTCCTGTCAAGGTAACACCAATAAATTACCCGTTTCTGCGTTGATTTTCCTAGGTCTTTGATGGTCACAGGCATATGAATTTTCCAGAATATGTCCCCGCTTCAGCGTGCGAAACCGCAATTAATGTCCTATGTGGAATTGGTGGCAGAGCAGCGTGTAATGCCGCATGTCGTGCCATCCCAATTATAGGTCTCTTACTTGTTTTTACTATATATGGAAGTTTATGTGCTACAATTACTGCAGATGGGTGTAACGCAGCTAAAAGACGATTCTGCTAAATTTTACATGAAAGGATGTGAGAAAGATGAAGTTGATAGCAAGTAAAGATACATCTGATAAGTATTCAGAAGTTCATTTTTACTTTTATAAAGTGTTAAACGTCCTTTCTTTCAAAAAATCAAAGCACCTCCGGAAAAAAATTTTAGTAATCGATGAGCATTTGAAATCAAGAAAGAAAAATTATTAAAATGCAGCTGTTTCAGACCATAGACAAAACGCCTTTGAGGAATGAATCCCAAAGGCGTTTTGTTGATCAAAAAGATGTGGAATGACTTTGGAGTTGGAGGAGTGTTCCCCCTTTAAACTTCAGATGGCTAATTTTTAAAGTTCCTCGCAGCAAAAACAAGCATCGCCTGCATTGAACTTTTCCCAACCCTTTCAGGTTAATCCAACGCAGACCATGCTTTTGTTTCAGATCAGCAAAGACACGATCAATTGTTTTTTCGGATATAGCCTTTAGGGGGCATTGGGCGTTATACGGCATGACTGGATGAACGCCTTCTTCTAGAAGCTTTTTGGCAATGGTCGGCGTTTTAAAGCCCGCCCCGCCCTGCTACAATCTTCGGTCGGCACACCGTGTCTTTCAATTGATCAAACAGGTCTTGGAAAACTTGGCTGGCGTGGATATTTGCTGGTTTCACCATGATTCCCAGAATAAATCCAGGCATCACACGCCGTATGGAAGCTATAAGTCTGTCGACTGTCTCGGTAATATCGAGACAGTCGACAGGCTAAACAGACTGCATTCCGCGATCTGTTTCCATTTTACACAGCTTGCCCTTGCTGCAAATAGTACATATGGGCATACGTCCCGCCTGCAGCCAATAGCTCTTCATGAGTGCCTTTTTCTAGAATCGTGCCTCGGTCGAGCACAATGATCTGGTCAGCATCTTTAATAGTAGACAATCGATGGGCAATCACAAACGTCGTCCGGTTCGCCTTCAACGATTCCAATCCGCGCTGAATGATCATTTCCGTTTCCGTGTCAATGCTCGACGTAGCTTCATCCAAAACAAGAATGGCTGGGTCCGCGACTAGAGCGCGGGCAAAGCTGACAAGCTGCCGCTGTCCACTTGATAAAGTACTGCCCTTTTCCGATACTTCTTCATCTAAGCCATTCGTCAGTTTGGCAAACACGTCCTCTCCGCCAACAAGGCGAACGGCTTCCTCAATTTCAGCCCGTGTCGCGTCAGGCCGCCCATAGGCGATATTTTCGGCAATGGTGCCTGAGAACAAGTATGGTTCTTGGAGAACAATGCCCATATGTGCCCGCATTGCTTGGGGCGATAGTGTTTTCGTATTGACACCATCGATCGAAATCGTCCCAGTCTGCGGATCATAGAAGCGGAACAGCAAGTTGATAATCGAACTTTTTCCAGACCCTGTATGGCCGACAAGGGCAACCGTATCGCCAGGCTTTGCGCGAAACGACAGGCCTTTCAGGACAGGCTCGCCGTCTTTGTAAGAAAAACGGACATCCGTGAACGCTACTTCACCTTTAAAACGCGGAATTTCACTATCATCCACGTCTCTTCCTTCTTCATCCATTAATTCAAATACCCGTGTACCAGCTGCACGGGCTTGCTCCAAATTAGCAAGCTGATTAATAATTTGGTTAACTGGCTCAAACAGACGATTGATATAATCCACAAACGCATACAGCACGCCAAGTGTTAAAAAACCTGCTGTTCCACCGCTAATCCACCAAATCAACCCCACAAACACCACATTTTTGACAACAAACGTCAAATTGTGGGATGTTAATGAATTGAGTTTAAGCAGTTTTGCTTGATACGTATAATGCTCTTCGTTTAACTTTTCAAACGCGGCTTCTGTTTTTGGTTCTTGGCGAAATGCTTGGATAATGCTCATGCCTTGGACTGCTTCGTTCATTGCAGCGTTAATTTCCGCATTTTTGGCGCGGATTTTCCGGTTATAGCCTGCAGCAAATTTACGGTACACTTTAAACCAAGCATACAAAATCGGCAATAGCACAAGCGCCATTAGCGCCAAACGCCAATCAAGGATAAACAAAGCAACATAAATGCCGGCAATGTAGATGCCGCTTGAGAAAAAGTTGGCGAGCACGGTCATATACAACTCACGAATTGCTTCGGTGTCATTCGTAATGCGGGCAACAATTTTCCCAGCAGGCTGATGGTCAAAAAAGCGTACAGGTACTCGGGAAAGCTGGCCAAATACATCAACCCGCATCCGCTGGATAATGCGGTGCGCTGCTTTCTTTAAATAGTAACTTTGGCCGTAGCGGAAGAAGGAAGCGACAAACA is a genomic window of Shouchella clausii containing:
- a CDS encoding ABC transporter ATP-binding protein yields the protein MSTEKRLVRYALTSKWTIMAALLMLAVAVAAELTGPFIAKTVIDRHISGIEEPWYETEAGSQAVSYNGAYYTREAYADSSQIEGEAVQIMQIGKSFYFTEEPLPLDGSRSFQDGELRIEAGGDVYTAEAEPLSTSEVLAFYSPEIPLIINWLLLYLGIVFVASFFRYGQSYYLKKAAHRIIQRMRVDVFGQLSRVPVRFFDHQPAGKIVARITNDTEAIRELYMTVLANFFSSGIYIAGIYVALFILDWRLALMALVLLPILYAWFKVYRKFAAGYNRKIRAKNAEINAAMNEAVQGMSIIQAFRQEPKTEAAFEKLNEEHYTYQAKLLKLNSLTSHNLTFVVKNVVFVGLIWWISGGTAGFLTLGVLYAFVDYINRLFEPVNQIINQLANLEQARAAGTRVFELMDEEGRDVDDSEIPRFKGEVAFTDVRFSYKDGEPVLKGLSFRAKPGDTVALVGHTGSGKSSIINLLFRFYDPQTGTISIDGVNTKTLSPQAMRAHMGIVLQEPYLFSGTIAENIAYGRPDATRAEIEEAVRLVGGEDVFAKLTNGLDEEVSEKGSTLSSGQRQLVSFARALVADPAILVLDEATSSIDTETEMIIQRGLESLKANRTTFVIAHRLSTIKDADQIIVLDRGTILEKGTHEELLAAGGTYAHMYYLQQGQAV
- a CDS encoding halocin C8-like domain-containing protein, whose translation is MNFPEYVPASACETAINVLCGIGGRAACNAACRAIPIIGLLLVFTIYGSLCATITADGCNAAKRRFC
- a CDS encoding IS256 family transposase, giving the protein MTDFTTDIAQALVRKEDLKEVFRTHLENAVNTLLATELTAFLDYEKYDRGGFGSGNSRNGTYPRTFHTEFGDLHLSIPRDRNGEFHQQTISPYKRSNDTLESFVIHMYQKGVTTGEITDLLERMYGHHYTPQTISNMTKTMEKQVEAFKARTLAKRYVCVYLDATFIAIKRDTVSKEAVCLAIGIQEDGTKEVLAYTIAPTESALVWKEVLEDLQNRGVEDVLLFVSDGLKGIVDSIQSLFPSSSYQLCCVHLSRNLAHKVRVSDRAEVCGDFKRVYRATSKQEGQKALDDFVTKWKKVYPRATKSLEENPFILTFYDFPQAIWRSIYSTNLIESFNKQLKKYSKRKEQFPNEPSIERFLVSQFEPYNQKFSTRCHLGFDLARAELVSMFERRK
- a CDS encoding PadR family transcriptional regulator, which encodes MDKEQLKGNLDLIILAHVFKTDDYGGAIVKKIYDESNQQYKMSEGTLYSLLKRLEKKGLLSSYWGDETNGGRRRYYSITEAGKVTFKQKLESWRSINKMIENSIRSD